In Vibrio sp. FE10, the following are encoded in one genomic region:
- the fusA gene encoding elongation factor G, translating to MADLSKYRNIGIFAHVDAGKTTTTERILKLTGQIHKTGEVHDGESTTDFMEQEAERGITIQSAAVSCFWNGHRLNVIDTPGHVDFTVEVYRSLKVLDGGIGVFCGSGGVEPQSETNWRYANESEVSRLIFVNKLDRMGADFYNVVDQVKNVLGATPLVMVLPIGREDEFVGVVDLLSRKAYVWDDTGLPENYEILDVPADMVDDVEQYREELIETAVEQDDDLMEAYMEGEEPSIEDIKRCIRKGTRDLAFFPTYCGSAFKNKGVQIILDAVVDYLPSPTEVDPQPLMDENGEETGKHAIVSTEETFKALAFKIMDDRFGALTFVRIYSGKLNKGDTILNSFTGKTERVGRMVEMQADDRNELTSAQAGDIIAIVGMKNVQTGHTLCDPKDQVTLEPMVFPTPVISIAVSPKDKGGSEKMGIAIGKMVAEDPSFQVETDEETGETILKGMGELHLDIKVDILKRTYGVDLTVGAPQVAYRETITQAIEDSYTHKKQSGGSGQFGKIDYRIKPGEPGSGFTFSSKVVGGNVPKEFWPAVEKGFAGMMENGVLAGFPTLDVEVELYDGGFHAVDSSAIAFEIAAKGAFRQSMPKAGAQLLEPIMNVDVFTPEDHVGDVIGDLNRRRGMIKDQQAGVTGVRIKADVPLSEMFGYIGHLRTITSGRGQFSMEFAQYSPCPMNVAEEVIAKVKAEKEAGK from the coding sequence ATGGCAGATTTATCGAAATACAGAAACATTGGTATTTTCGCGCACGTTGATGCGGGTAAAACAACTACCACTGAGCGTATCCTTAAGCTAACTGGTCAGATCCACAAGACTGGTGAAGTACATGATGGCGAATCAACTACTGACTTCATGGAACAGGAAGCTGAGCGCGGAATTACTATCCAATCAGCAGCTGTAAGCTGTTTCTGGAACGGTCACCGTCTAAACGTTATCGATACTCCTGGACACGTTGACTTCACAGTTGAAGTATACCGTTCTCTTAAAGTACTTGATGGCGGTATCGGTGTATTCTGTGGTTCTGGTGGTGTTGAACCACAATCAGAAACTAACTGGCGCTACGCTAACGAATCAGAAGTATCTCGTCTGATCTTCGTTAACAAACTAGACCGTATGGGTGCAGATTTCTACAACGTTGTTGACCAAGTTAAAAACGTTCTAGGCGCAACTCCTCTAGTTATGGTTCTACCAATCGGCCGCGAAGATGAATTCGTGGGTGTTGTAGACCTTCTAAGCCGTAAAGCATACGTTTGGGATGACACTGGTCTTCCTGAAAACTACGAAATCCTAGATGTTCCTGCGGACATGGTAGACGACGTAGAGCAATACCGTGAAGAGCTAATCGAAACTGCTGTAGAGCAAGACGATGACCTAATGGAAGCTTACATGGAAGGTGAAGAGCCTTCTATCGAAGACATCAAGCGTTGTATCCGTAAAGGTACTCGTGACCTAGCGTTCTTCCCAACTTACTGTGGTTCTGCATTCAAGAACAAGGGTGTTCAAATCATCCTTGACGCTGTTGTAGATTACCTACCTTCTCCAACTGAAGTTGATCCTCAACCTCTAATGGATGAGAACGGTGAAGAAACTGGTAAGCACGCTATCGTTTCTACTGAAGAAACGTTTAAAGCTCTTGCATTCAAAATCATGGATGACCGTTTCGGTGCTCTAACTTTCGTTCGTATTTACTCTGGTAAATTGAACAAAGGCGACACGATCCTTAACTCATTCACAGGTAAAACTGAGCGTGTTGGCCGTATGGTTGAGATGCAAGCTGATGACCGTAACGAACTAACTAGCGCACAAGCTGGTGACATCATTGCGATCGTTGGTATGAAGAACGTGCAAACAGGTCACACTCTATGTGATCCTAAAGATCAAGTAACGCTTGAGCCAATGGTTTTCCCAACTCCAGTAATCTCTATCGCTGTATCTCCAAAAGATAAAGGCGGTTCTGAGAAAATGGGTATCGCGATCGGTAAAATGGTTGCAGAAGATCCATCTTTCCAAGTTGAAACTGACGAAGAAACTGGCGAAACTATCCTGAAAGGTATGGGTGAGCTTCACCTAGACATCAAGGTAGATATCCTTAAGCGTACTTACGGCGTTGACCTAACAGTTGGTGCTCCTCAAGTTGCTTACCGTGAAACTATCACTCAAGCAATTGAAGATAGCTACACGCATAAGAAACAGTCTGGTGGTTCTGGTCAATTCGGTAAGATCGATTACCGTATCAAGCCTGGCGAACCTGGTTCTGGCTTTACGTTCTCTTCAAAAGTTGTTGGCGGTAACGTACCTAAAGAATTCTGGCCTGCTGTTGAGAAAGGCTTTGCTGGCATGATGGAAAACGGCGTACTAGCTGGCTTCCCTACGCTAGACGTTGAAGTTGAACTTTACGATGGTGGTTTCCACGCAGTCGATTCATCTGCAATCGCATTTGAAATCGCAGCGAAAGGTGCATTCCGTCAATCTATGCCTAAAGCTGGCGCGCAACTTCTTGAGCCAATCATGAACGTTGACGTATTTACTCCAGAAGATCACGTTGGTGATGTTATCGGTGACCTTAACCGTCGTCGTGGCATGATCAAAGATCAACAAGCTGGCGTAACTGGCGTTCGTATTAAAGCTGACGTACCACTTTCAGAAATGTTTGGTTACATCGGTCACCTACGTACAATTACTTCAGGCCGTGGCCAATTCTCTATGGAATTCGCACAGTACTCTCCATGTCCAATGAACGTGGCAGAAGAAGTAATCGCTAAAGTTAAAGCAGAAAAAGAAGCTGGTAAGTAA
- the radA gene encoding DNA repair protein RadA, protein MAKAKRAYVCNDCGADFPRWQGQCNACGAWNTITEVRLAASPQVARNERLSGGYAGGATESSVQTLSEIDLQEVPRFSSGFKELDRVLGGGVVPGAAILIGGNPGAGKSTLLLQTMCQLSSQLPTLYVTGEESLQQVAMRASRLGLPKEHLKMLSETNVDKICQVAEKEQPKIMVIDSIQVMHVADVQSSPGSVAQVRESATALTRYAKQNNVAVFLVGHVTKDGTLAGPKVLEHIIDCSVLLDGGTDSRFRTLRSHKNRFGAVNELGVFAMTGQGLKEVSNPSAIFLSRGEEETSGSSVMVVWEGTRPLLVEIQALVDYSQLANPRRVAVGLEQNRLSLLLAVLHKHGGLQMADQDVFVNVVGGVKVTETSADLALVMALLSSFRDRALPKDVVVFGEVGLAGEIRPVPSGQERLNEAFKHGFKRAIVPAANMPKGGIPGMQIHGVKKLSEAINAFDEL, encoded by the coding sequence ATGGCTAAGGCAAAACGAGCATATGTGTGTAATGACTGTGGTGCTGACTTTCCACGTTGGCAAGGACAGTGCAATGCATGTGGTGCTTGGAACACGATTACCGAAGTTAGGTTAGCTGCTTCACCTCAAGTTGCGCGTAATGAACGACTCAGTGGTGGTTACGCGGGTGGCGCAACGGAATCTTCGGTTCAAACTCTCTCTGAGATTGATCTACAAGAAGTACCTCGTTTTAGTAGCGGCTTTAAAGAGCTCGACCGCGTACTTGGTGGCGGTGTCGTTCCTGGCGCTGCGATTCTGATCGGTGGTAATCCCGGTGCCGGTAAATCAACCCTGTTACTGCAGACCATGTGTCAGCTTTCTTCGCAATTACCGACTCTCTATGTCACTGGGGAAGAATCCTTACAGCAGGTAGCGATGCGTGCCTCTCGGTTGGGCTTACCAAAAGAGCACTTAAAAATGCTCTCTGAAACCAACGTAGACAAAATCTGCCAGGTCGCCGAGAAAGAGCAACCTAAGATAATGGTTATCGACTCGATCCAAGTTATGCATGTCGCTGATGTTCAATCATCGCCAGGCAGTGTTGCTCAAGTTCGTGAGTCAGCAACCGCACTAACGCGCTATGCGAAACAGAATAACGTTGCTGTGTTCTTAGTTGGACATGTAACTAAAGACGGTACACTGGCTGGCCCCAAGGTACTTGAACACATTATTGACTGTTCTGTTCTATTGGATGGCGGAACTGATAGCCGCTTTAGAACGCTGCGCAGTCACAAGAACCGTTTTGGTGCGGTCAATGAATTGGGGGTGTTTGCAATGACAGGCCAAGGCCTTAAAGAAGTCAGCAATCCATCTGCTATTTTCTTGTCTCGCGGCGAAGAAGAAACATCAGGCAGTTCAGTGATGGTGGTATGGGAAGGGACGCGTCCACTTCTTGTTGAAATCCAAGCGCTGGTGGACTATTCGCAGCTGGCAAACCCGCGTCGTGTCGCGGTTGGTCTTGAGCAAAATCGACTGTCATTGTTATTAGCTGTGCTGCATAAACACGGCGGCTTACAAATGGCTGACCAAGATGTGTTTGTGAATGTCGTCGGTGGTGTTAAAGTAACCGAAACTAGCGCAGATCTAGCATTAGTGATGGCGTTACTTTCTAGCTTTAGAGACCGAGCACTACCGAAAGATGTGGTTGTGTTTGGTGAAGTAGGCCTTGCGGGTGAGATTCGACCAGTACCAAGTGGACAAGAGCGTTTGAATGAAGCGTTTAAGCACGGTTTTAAGCGGGCGATAGTACCTGCTGCGAACATGCCTAAAGGCGGCATTCCTGGAATGCAGATCCACGGGGTCAAAAAATTATCAGAGGCAATTAATGCTTTTGATGAGTTGTAA
- a CDS encoding PilZ domain-containing protein: MQQSEILSVAERLIPAYHAEDFDFLLSQMTEGESPSLKLLVKMELNRIMAPCTKSIDLRGRIDNECRQFTLDGRKHWLDDIALNAYQRGTKKFKGYTEGTWELVMTPRTQPLRNIVKTSSQDNNDITSANSPYEAEAINLGYDLKRQENRLKISSQVEITTSKGQSLHGVTVDISPSGAKFKVPSAFRYNLGEIIEVKFTELVEKSLETDRNDIVEFRVLGIDESYENNAVKFLRTIKISDSSLVARLLDESLNSSSKKTSHENQDRFIRTRTRGIEHTYLKHTCNLPLFFSGSELKLALLTDNNHPLWQYWHDERNQQALGTLFNEQRMNLLAKPGVKGTSNVIYSFTHEHQNKTLFYSMMLPEASREQRQLFWHIGGKRSSWKAFKFSVFELSDTERQALAKHSDTLAQSSAQLTHCGILQEIGDHESAADYLLSEKPRIPSSELNRFRHPRAVVGNIQSIYFDSQTRRKEPRYQFKSPLQLTSQDGAAANGNTLDISKRGLSVTLEHPMVLKINDPVLVNFNELQLYDKKLPLSTVPYHVIRVSPNGRNVQLVIAENAKTMRTIAFLNGLIDQNQSKLVKKQEILPTHSLLESLHNILLSKMVSNPIFIDKPSSTLRCKIIGVNFPLNKHLALLAKLGHNQKFSLEPIFKGHSNSLLAEPLKKIQGAEPKHHDVYIAAVKFGDKIQSVHTKLVKDFASAKERILFIKKAQHLGDVYVLRVTTAPIFNPLTSLFQSDLEELSRISMHQAKKLENEITAFIGYGEIEDITDEVLIRLELTR; encoded by the coding sequence ATGCAGCAATCTGAAATTCTATCTGTAGCAGAGCGACTCATCCCAGCCTATCACGCTGAGGATTTCGACTTCCTTCTTTCTCAAATGACAGAAGGTGAATCCCCGTCTCTGAAATTGCTCGTTAAAATGGAACTGAATCGTATCATGGCTCCGTGTACAAAGAGCATTGATTTACGCGGACGTATTGATAATGAGTGCCGTCAGTTTACGCTCGATGGACGTAAGCACTGGCTTGATGACATTGCGTTAAATGCGTATCAGCGTGGTACCAAAAAGTTTAAAGGCTATACCGAAGGCACGTGGGAGCTAGTCATGACCCCGCGAACTCAACCGCTTCGTAATATTGTTAAAACGTCCTCCCAAGACAACAACGACATCACCAGTGCGAATAGCCCTTATGAAGCCGAGGCTATCAACCTTGGTTATGACCTAAAACGTCAAGAAAACCGACTCAAGATCAGTTCTCAGGTTGAGATCACCACATCCAAAGGCCAAAGCCTACACGGTGTGACAGTCGACATTTCTCCTTCAGGTGCCAAATTCAAAGTACCAAGTGCCTTTAGATATAACCTTGGCGAAATCATCGAAGTAAAATTCACAGAGCTTGTTGAGAAGTCTTTGGAAACAGACAGAAACGACATCGTGGAATTTCGAGTGCTGGGCATTGACGAATCTTACGAAAATAATGCTGTTAAGTTCCTGAGAACGATCAAGATTAGCGATTCAAGCCTCGTTGCTCGCTTGCTTGATGAATCTTTGAATAGCTCTAGCAAGAAAACCAGTCACGAGAATCAAGACCGGTTTATTCGAACTCGTACTCGAGGCATCGAACATACCTATCTCAAGCACACCTGTAACCTTCCGCTGTTCTTCAGTGGTAGCGAACTTAAACTGGCATTGCTAACCGATAACAACCATCCATTGTGGCAATACTGGCACGATGAACGAAACCAGCAAGCGCTCGGGACTCTGTTTAACGAACAACGAATGAACCTGCTTGCTAAGCCTGGCGTTAAAGGCACAAGTAACGTCATCTATTCGTTTACTCATGAGCATCAAAATAAGACTTTGTTCTATTCAATGATGCTACCCGAAGCCTCTCGTGAACAAAGACAGTTGTTTTGGCACATAGGTGGCAAACGCAGCAGTTGGAAAGCGTTTAAGTTCTCGGTATTCGAACTATCGGATACCGAAAGACAAGCATTAGCGAAACACTCAGATACGCTGGCTCAAAGCTCAGCACAATTGACGCACTGTGGCATCTTGCAAGAAATTGGCGACCACGAAAGTGCAGCCGATTACTTATTGAGTGAAAAACCACGTATTCCAAGCAGTGAACTGAATCGCTTTCGTCATCCACGCGCAGTAGTGGGTAATATTCAGAGTATCTACTTTGATTCTCAAACTCGCCGTAAAGAACCGAGATACCAATTTAAATCGCCGCTACAACTGACCTCTCAAGACGGAGCGGCTGCAAATGGAAACACCTTAGACATTTCTAAACGTGGTCTTAGCGTTACCCTTGAACACCCAATGGTTTTGAAGATTAATGACCCTGTGTTGGTGAACTTCAATGAGCTGCAACTCTATGACAAAAAGTTACCGCTCAGTACGGTTCCTTATCATGTTATTCGAGTGAGCCCCAACGGTCGTAATGTGCAATTGGTTATCGCTGAGAACGCCAAAACAATGCGTACCATCGCATTCTTAAATGGCCTGATCGATCAAAACCAAAGCAAACTGGTTAAGAAACAAGAGATATTGCCAACCCACTCGCTCCTTGAATCTCTGCATAATATTCTGTTGAGCAAGATGGTCAGTAACCCAATATTCATTGATAAACCAAGTTCAACACTGCGTTGTAAGATCATTGGTGTGAACTTCCCACTGAATAAGCATCTAGCACTGCTCGCTAAGCTTGGTCACAACCAAAAGTTTTCACTGGAACCGATTTTCAAAGGCCACTCTAATTCGCTATTAGCGGAGCCTTTGAAAAAGATTCAAGGTGCTGAGCCTAAGCATCATGATGTGTACATTGCTGCGGTTAAATTTGGCGACAAGATCCAATCCGTTCACACTAAATTGGTCAAAGATTTCGCATCTGCAAAAGAACGCATCTTATTCATTAAGAAGGCACAGCACTTAGGTGATGTGTATGTATTGCGAGTTACGACAGCGCCAATCTTCAACCCTTTGACCAGCTTGTTCCAGTCAGACTTAGAAGAGTTGTCTCGAATCAGTATGCATCAAGCGAAAAAGTTAGAGAACGAGATTACCGCTTTTATAGGCTATGGCGAGATAGAAGATATTACTGATGAAGTGTTGATTCGATTAGAGCTGACTCGCTAA
- the serB gene encoding phosphoserine phosphatase — protein sequence MDAQKYLPIKRHTTLLTRLPETRFASQLAKAKANWIIFGEYLSPQSFDDIDFFTGTYNTILDTWKVGHYEVALMSGNLTPAHEEILQALKLDYACLSEVPDLSKPGLIVMDMDSTAIQIECIDEIAKLAGVGELVSEITERAMQGELDFEQSLRQRVGALKGADEAILEQVRQSLPFMPDLVELVNTLNKLGWKTAIASGGFTYFSDYLKDTLDLDHAQSNTLEIVNGKLTGEVLGDVVSAQTKADILVELAEEYELELHNTVAVGDGANDLVMMRSAGLGIAYHAKPKVEQEAQTAVRYAGLGGVLCILSGVLAKQQKISWQAKP from the coding sequence ATGGACGCTCAGAAATATCTGCCGATTAAAAGGCATACAACATTATTAACTCGACTCCCCGAGACTCGTTTTGCTTCTCAACTCGCTAAAGCCAAAGCCAACTGGATTATATTTGGCGAGTACTTGTCTCCTCAATCTTTTGATGACATCGACTTTTTCACAGGCACTTACAACACCATTCTTGATACGTGGAAAGTTGGGCATTATGAAGTGGCGTTGATGTCTGGAAATTTAACCCCAGCGCACGAAGAAATTCTCCAGGCCTTAAAGCTTGATTATGCTTGCCTTAGCGAGGTCCCAGACTTATCTAAGCCAGGTTTGATTGTAATGGATATGGATTCCACAGCGATTCAGATTGAATGTATTGATGAAATAGCAAAGCTAGCAGGTGTTGGAGAGTTAGTCTCTGAGATCACGGAACGAGCGATGCAAGGTGAACTCGATTTTGAACAGAGCTTACGCCAGCGAGTAGGCGCGCTTAAAGGTGCTGATGAAGCTATCTTAGAACAGGTTCGTCAATCACTGCCTTTTATGCCTGACTTAGTAGAACTCGTGAACACACTGAATAAGCTGGGTTGGAAAACGGCGATTGCTTCTGGTGGCTTCACATACTTCTCTGATTATTTAAAAGATACGCTTGATCTTGACCATGCTCAGTCAAATACTCTCGAAATCGTTAACGGCAAACTGACAGGTGAAGTGTTAGGTGATGTTGTTTCGGCGCAAACTAAAGCGGATATCTTGGTAGAACTTGCTGAAGAGTATGAACTGGAACTGCACAACACGGTTGCTGTTGGTGATGGTGCCAATGATTTGGTGATGATGCGATCTGCAGGCTTAGGTATTGCCTACCATGCGAAGCCGAAAGTAGAGCAAGAAGCTCAAACCGCTGTGCGTTACGCAGGTTTAGGTGGCGTGCTGTGTATCTTGTCTGGCGTATTAGCTAAGCAGCAAAAAATCAGCTGGCAAGCGAAGCCTTAG
- a CDS encoding YtjB family periplasmic protein, protein MNESLFSIRNALRMLALILLATMFVVTIKNTVVISKGNEKIQAKQLETLTKLLISQASLSASKAITQQDQERLLELTNQLSQDRLVFDTTIYDAEGIRLASSEKALSVREVLGLDTPLSTASIGRQQLVEPIYSPEKTIIGFIRVTFETGKMTAISDHHYRKSDRYMIGMVLMGFVSGVLFIMLIRRRQTKSGENLLLKNVSS, encoded by the coding sequence ATGAATGAATCATTGTTCTCAATACGTAACGCTTTACGAATGCTAGCCCTCATTTTGCTGGCTACTATGTTCGTTGTAACGATTAAAAATACAGTCGTGATCAGTAAAGGTAACGAGAAGATCCAAGCAAAGCAGCTAGAAACGCTGACTAAATTACTTATCTCGCAGGCCTCACTTTCGGCCAGCAAAGCGATCACGCAACAAGATCAAGAACGGCTGCTTGAGCTAACCAATCAGCTTTCTCAAGATCGACTGGTATTCGATACCACTATCTATGATGCAGAGGGGATTCGACTGGCTTCAAGCGAAAAAGCACTCTCGGTACGCGAGGTTCTTGGCTTAGACACGCCACTTTCAACAGCAAGTATCGGCAGGCAGCAGTTAGTTGAACCTATCTACTCGCCAGAAAAAACCATCATCGGCTTTATTCGAGTGACCTTTGAAACAGGTAAAATGACGGCGATTTCTGATCACCATTATCGCAAGAGTGATCGTTACATGATCGGTATGGTCTTGATGGGCTTCGTCAGTGGTGTGTTATTCATCATGTTGATTCGCAGACGACAAACTAAGTCGGGTGAGAACTTACTGCTTAAAAATGTAAGCTCATAA
- the deoD gene encoding purine-nucleoside phosphorylase, giving the protein MATPHINAEMGDFADVVLMPGDPLRAKFIAETFLEEVVQVCDVRNMFGYTGTYKGRKVSVMGHGMGIPSCSIYATELIKDFGVKKIIRVGSCGAVSEDIKVRDVVIGMGACTDSKVNRIRFKGHDFAAIADYKMVRAAEEAAKARGVDVKVGNLFSAELFYTPDPDMFEVMDKYGIVGVEMEAAGIYGVCAEYGAKALTICTVSDHIKTGEQTTSDERQTTFNDMMVIALDSVLLGDQE; this is encoded by the coding sequence ATGGCTACTCCACATATTAATGCTGAAATGGGTGATTTCGCTGACGTAGTTCTAATGCCAGGCGATCCGCTACGTGCTAAATTCATTGCTGAAACCTTCTTAGAAGAAGTGGTTCAGGTGTGTGATGTTCGTAATATGTTTGGTTACACCGGTACTTACAAAGGTCGTAAGGTGTCGGTAATGGGGCACGGCATGGGCATCCCATCTTGTTCTATTTACGCGACTGAGCTGATCAAAGACTTTGGTGTGAAAAAGATCATTCGTGTCGGTAGTTGTGGTGCAGTGAGTGAAGATATCAAAGTACGCGATGTAGTTATCGGCATGGGTGCGTGTACCGACTCAAAAGTGAACCGTATTCGCTTTAAAGGTCATGATTTCGCGGCTATCGCAGATTACAAAATGGTGCGTGCGGCAGAAGAGGCAGCTAAAGCTCGTGGTGTAGACGTCAAAGTCGGCAACCTTTTCTCTGCTGAACTGTTTTACACGCCAGATCCTGACATGTTCGAAGTGATGGATAAATACGGCATTGTCGGCGTAGAGATGGAAGCGGCCGGTATCTACGGTGTTTGTGCCGAATACGGCGCAAAAGCTCTGACGATTTGTACTGTTTCGGATCACATCAAAACAGGTGAGCAAACCACATCAGATGAACGTCAAACGACCTTCAACGACATGATGGTTATTGCACTCGATTCTGTGCTTCTTGGTGATCAAGAGTAA
- a CDS encoding phosphopentomutase yields the protein MKRAFILVLDSFGIGETADADTFGDVGSDTMGHIADHCEQGLADNADREGPLTLPNLSKLGLAMAHKESTGRFAPGMDADAEIIGAYGHAAELSSGKDTPSGHWEIAGVPVLFDWGYFTDKENSFPKELTDRILERAGLSDFLGNCHSSGTEILDNLGEEHMKTGLPIFYTSADSVFQIACHEETFGLQNLLDLCQIAREELADYNIGRVIARPFIGAGKGQFERTGNRRDLSVEPPAATVLQKLVDEKGGNVHSIGKISDIYAGCGITQKTKATGIPALFEATKEAITEAGDNTIVFTNFVDFDSAYGHRRDVAGYAAALEYFDGRINEIIDMMKEDDVLILTADHGCDPTWPGSDHTREHIPVIVYGNKVPAGSLGRRDTFADIGQSLASYFGTSPMGYGTSFL from the coding sequence ATGAAAAGAGCATTTATTTTAGTTTTAGATTCATTCGGTATCGGTGAAACAGCGGATGCAGATACATTTGGCGATGTAGGTTCGGATACTATGGGTCACATTGCTGACCATTGTGAGCAAGGCCTTGCAGACAACGCGGATCGTGAAGGTCCACTAACGCTGCCAAACCTGTCTAAGCTAGGTTTAGCTATGGCTCACAAAGAGTCTACAGGTCGTTTTGCTCCTGGTATGGATGCAGACGCTGAGATCATTGGCGCTTACGGTCATGCTGCTGAGCTGTCTTCTGGTAAAGACACGCCATCAGGTCACTGGGAAATCGCAGGTGTACCGGTATTGTTTGACTGGGGCTACTTCACCGACAAAGAGAACAGCTTTCCAAAAGAACTGACTGATCGCATCCTTGAGCGTGCTGGTTTATCTGACTTTTTAGGTAACTGCCACTCATCGGGTACAGAAATCCTAGATAACCTAGGTGAAGAACATATGAAGACTGGGCTGCCAATCTTCTACACGTCTGCAGACTCTGTTTTCCAGATCGCATGTCATGAAGAGACATTCGGTCTACAAAACCTATTAGACCTTTGTCAGATTGCTCGTGAAGAGCTAGCTGATTACAACATTGGTCGTGTTATCGCTCGTCCGTTTATTGGTGCTGGTAAAGGTCAATTCGAACGTACTGGTAACCGTCGCGATCTTTCTGTTGAGCCGCCAGCGGCGACTGTTCTTCAGAAGCTGGTTGATGAGAAGGGCGGCAACGTTCACTCAATTGGTAAGATCTCTGATATCTACGCAGGTTGTGGTATCACTCAGAAAACCAAAGCAACAGGTATCCCAGCACTATTTGAAGCAACTAAAGAAGCGATCACTGAAGCGGGCGACAACACTATCGTGTTCACTAACTTCGTTGATTTCGACTCAGCTTACGGCCACCGCCGTGATGTTGCTGGTTACGCAGCGGCGCTTGAGTACTTCGATGGTCGCATCAATGAAATTATCGATATGATGAAAGAAGATGACGTGCTTATCCTGACAGCAGACCACGGTTGTGACCCAACATGGCCGGGTTCAGACCATACTCGTGAGCATATCCCTGTGATTGTTTACGGTAACAAGGTTCCAGCAGGCTCTCTAGGCCGTCGTGATACCTTCGCTGATATCGGTCAAAGCTTAGCGTCATACTTCGGCACATCGCCAATGGGATATGGTACAAGCTTTTTATAA
- the deoA gene encoding thymidine phosphorylase — protein MYLPQEIIRRKRDNEVLTTEEINFFIQGVAKNTVSEGQIAAFAMAIFFNEMTMPERIALTCAMRDSGMVIDWSHMNFDGPIVDKHSTGGVGDVTSLMLGPMVAACGGFVPMISGRGLGHTGGTLDKLESIPGYNITPTNDVFGAVTKEAGVAIIGQTGDLAPADKRVYATRDITATVDNISLITASILSKKLAAGLDSLVMDVKVGSGAFMPTYEASEELAKSIVAVANGAGTKTTAILTDMNQVLASSAGNAVEVREAVQFLTGEYRNPRLLEITLASCAEMLVLGNLAKDSDEAREKLMAVLDNGKAAECFGKMVAGLGGPADFVTNYDNYLEKAEIVKPVYALESGVVSAMDTRAIGMAVVGMGGGRRVATDSIDYAVGFDSFIRLGEVASDDKPLAMIHARNEQQWQEAATALQNAITVGGEYTATPDVYRQIRSEDV, from the coding sequence ATGTATCTACCTCAAGAAATTATTCGCAGAAAACGTGATAACGAAGTACTGACCACAGAAGAAATTAACTTCTTCATCCAAGGCGTCGCTAAAAACACGGTTTCTGAAGGCCAAATTGCTGCATTCGCAATGGCTATCTTTTTTAATGAAATGACGATGCCAGAACGTATCGCACTAACATGTGCAATGCGTGATTCAGGCATGGTGATTGATTGGAGCCACATGAACTTTGATGGCCCAATCGTTGATAAACACTCTACTGGTGGTGTTGGGGACGTAACTTCTCTGATGCTTGGCCCTATGGTGGCAGCATGTGGCGGTTTCGTTCCAATGATCTCTGGTCGTGGTTTAGGCCACACTGGCGGTACGCTAGATAAACTAGAATCTATCCCTGGTTACAACATTACACCAACCAACGATGTGTTCGGTGCCGTAACCAAAGAAGCTGGCGTGGCGATCATCGGTCAAACGGGCGATCTAGCACCGGCTGATAAGCGCGTTTACGCGACTCGTGATATCACAGCAACAGTAGATAACATCTCGCTAATCACAGCTTCAATCCTATCTAAGAAACTGGCTGCTGGCCTTGATTCTCTAGTGATGGACGTAAAAGTAGGTTCAGGCGCATTCATGCCAACGTATGAAGCATCTGAAGAGTTAGCAAAATCTATCGTGGCCGTAGCAAACGGTGCAGGCACTAAAACAACAGCAATCCTAACGGACATGAACCAAGTTCTGGCTTCTTCAGCGGGTAACGCAGTCGAAGTACGTGAAGCGGTTCAATTCCTAACAGGCGAATACCGTAATCCACGTTTGTTGGAAATCACACTAGCGTCGTGTGCGGAAATGTTGGTGCTGGGTAACCTAGCAAAAGATTCAGATGAAGCGCGTGAAAAACTGATGGCAGTACTGGATAACGGTAAAGCAGCAGAGTGCTTCGGTAAGATGGTAGCGGGCCTTGGTGGTCCAGCAGATTTCGTAACGAACTACGATAACTACCTAGAAAAAGCAGAAATTGTTAAACCAGTGTACGCACTCGAAAGCGGTGTAGTATCAGCGATGGATACGCGTGCAATTGGTATGGCTGTAGTTGGTATGGGCGGTGGTCGCCGCGTAGCAACAGACAGCATTGATTACGCAGTCGGTTTTGATAGCTTCATTCGCCTTGGCGAAGTAGCAAGCGACGATAAACCATTAGCAATGATTCATGCTCGCAATGAACAACAGTGGCAAGAAGCTGCAACGGCATTACAAAATGCAATCACTGTGGGCGGAGAATATACAGCAACGCCAGATGTTTACCGTCAGATTCGTTCTGAAGACGTGTAA